The following proteins are co-located in the Echinicola sp. 20G genome:
- a CDS encoding protein kinase: MKSRKKKVALAIGEVEIKEKLGQGGNGVVYSGQILGETLAFKFLLSNTSGESLGRKNQRFLAEYFNVMTLSDLKGLVRYVDYDIYCFEDEEGEVEIPVIIMKEYAGALERNDSAPSEKEFISLFNFLTNSIERLHNQGIIHRDLKPENILRDGEGYVIADFGIASFNPEIFKVRADTEKGERIGNRLFSAPEQEISGVEGSPTMDIYSIGQVLQWYATGETHRGTGRKNIPYRSDESIIYNQVIEICLSNNPKNRFQNINEIREYIENKKEKDIFEYFRIFSFCLRSSFPKNNSGLFHSDEYKKIARFFGKLKEKEKEFRNRLWWHDGMGNIDITLNQNKSGQWKINDIEYNIKEIWGYYDNSLFNDFVLIHYIPSEPFNIYENDPYFMITVDDKYEIEYSELENGYADIGDDVIKLSNHKVERTERMSEEGYFFIGTEFHCVLYIKNDRIVSEFIDRITLDQGKIGKEELMEFQKSIRKNKRPEVWSRL; the protein is encoded by the coding sequence TTGAAAAGTAGAAAAAAGAAAGTAGCGTTAGCTATTGGTGAGGTTGAGATAAAGGAAAAGTTGGGACAAGGAGGCAATGGTGTAGTTTATTCTGGTCAGATTTTAGGGGAGACATTAGCATTTAAGTTTTTACTTTCAAATACCTCAGGGGAATCATTAGGAAGAAAGAATCAACGATTTTTAGCGGAGTATTTCAATGTTATGACATTGAGCGATCTTAAAGGGTTGGTGAGGTATGTGGATTATGACATTTATTGTTTTGAAGATGAAGAGGGAGAGGTCGAAATTCCTGTAATTATAATGAAAGAATATGCAGGAGCTTTAGAAAGAAATGATTCTGCTCCAAGTGAAAAGGAATTTATTAGTTTGTTTAATTTTTTAACAAACTCAATTGAACGGCTACATAATCAAGGTATAATTCATAGAGACCTTAAACCTGAAAATATATTAAGAGATGGGGAAGGTTATGTAATAGCAGATTTTGGTATAGCTAGTTTCAATCCAGAAATTTTTAAAGTAAGGGCTGATACTGAAAAAGGAGAAAGGATTGGGAATAGACTGTTTTCAGCCCCTGAACAGGAGATTTCAGGTGTAGAAGGAAGTCCAACAATGGATATTTATTCCATTGGACAAGTACTGCAGTGGTATGCCACAGGGGAAACGCATCGAGGAACAGGAAGAAAAAATATTCCTTACAGATCTGATGAATCAATTATTTATAATCAGGTTATCGAAATTTGTTTATCAAATAATCCAAAAAATAGATTTCAAAATATTAATGAAATAAGGGAATATATTGAAAATAAGAAAGAGAAAGATATTTTTGAATATTTCAGGATTTTTAGTTTTTGCTTGAGGAGCTCATTTCCTAAAAATAATTCTGGTTTATTTCATTCTGATGAATATAAGAAAATTGCTAGATTTTTTGGGAAATTAAAGGAAAAAGAAAAAGAGTTTAGAAACCGCCTTTGGTGGCACGATGGGATGGGTAATATAGATATTACTTTGAATCAAAATAAATCTGGTCAATGGAAAATCAATGACATAGAATATAATATTAAGGAGATTTGGGGATACTACGATAATAGCTTATTTAACGATTTCGTTTTAATTCATTACATTCCATCTGAACCCTTTAATATATATGAAAATGATCCTTATTTTATGATAACAGTGGATGATAAATATGAAATAGAATATTCTGAATTGGAAAATGGTTACGCTGATATTGGAGATGATGTTATTAAACTGTCGAATCATAAAGTAGAAAGAACAGAAAGAATGAGTGAAGAAGGTTATTTTTTCATAGGAACTGAATTTCATTGTGTTTTGTATATTAAAAATGATAGAATAGTTAGTGAATTTATTGATAGGATAACTTTGGATCAAGGTAAAATTGGGAAGGAAGAGTTAATGGAGTTTCAAAAAAGCATTCGAAAAAACAAGCGTCCTGAAGTCTGGTCAAGATTGTAA
- a CDS encoding helix-turn-helix domain-containing protein, protein MNDLDNPFTILENKTIGRNLYKMRKVKDVKALQLAEHIGITESAYTKYERGESKISIDLIQKVSEYLKVDPLQLIAPNQGNFFENVNNSPINSNFQTFNTVNEKQNEMMLSLMSSIVEMNKRLMELLEKK, encoded by the coding sequence ATGAACGACTTAGATAACCCCTTTACCATACTTGAAAACAAGACCATAGGCAGAAACCTTTATAAAATGAGGAAGGTGAAAGATGTAAAAGCCTTACAATTAGCTGAGCATATTGGAATTACTGAATCAGCCTACACCAAGTATGAAAGAGGGGAGAGCAAGATATCTATTGACCTTATTCAAAAAGTTTCTGAATATTTAAAGGTTGATCCTTTACAACTGATTGCTCCAAATCAGGGTAATTTCTTCGAGAACGTCAACAATTCTCCAATCAACAGTAATTTCCAAACCTTTAATACGGTTAATGAGAAGCAGAATGAAATGATGCTATCTTTGATGAGCAGTATAGTTGAGATGAATAAGCGGTTGATGGAGTTGTTGGAGAAGAAGTGA
- a CDS encoding tyrosine-type recombinase/integrase — MTIRPYLQNISKKTGLGTVYYILDFLNPSTRETVQFKTTVKIEKKHWKKNKVSTSHPSHYELNDSLNTELQEIHKILNELRIRSIPINATNVKNYRQVEKEGEKDFISLAKEYIALRTDAKPRMIEKLVNLVTRLEDFSGGKKFYYSQITQKWINDFTLYLQQERPDHPNKNLRKSQQPSTIHKTFSFLRQILNHYNKLDIIDAKYKNLNYPRAFKQKQMVLLEDEIRTLLEFQPPRESLQRVKDLAMVQLFTGLRYSDAVKINKTNVFNGQLSITAVKTNQNIHIPLHPALKTLLEKYDYDLTPLMISNQKYNDHLKTLIQMSGIDSKAEHIYFENGKQVTTQRFKYELVGSHTFRRTFITNAIIKGIPLHVIQSITGHTTLKQLSEYVNIADAIKEQEMNKLNGLFSVG; from the coding sequence ATGACAATTAGACCATATTTACAGAATATCAGTAAGAAGACTGGCTTAGGAACTGTTTATTATATTTTAGACTTTTTGAACCCTTCAACTAGAGAGACTGTACAGTTCAAGACTACAGTTAAGATTGAAAAGAAGCATTGGAAAAAGAATAAAGTCAGTACTTCTCATCCAAGCCATTATGAATTAAATGATTCACTTAATACTGAACTTCAGGAAATACATAAGATTCTGAATGAATTAAGGATTAGGAGTATTCCAATAAATGCTACTAATGTTAAAAATTACAGACAGGTAGAAAAGGAAGGAGAGAAAGATTTCATTTCTCTAGCTAAAGAATATATAGCTCTTAGGACTGATGCCAAACCTAGAATGATTGAGAAGCTTGTGAATTTAGTTACTAGGTTAGAAGACTTCTCAGGAGGTAAGAAATTCTACTACTCACAAATAACTCAAAAATGGATAAATGACTTCACGCTATACTTACAGCAAGAAAGGCCAGATCATCCAAACAAAAACCTTAGAAAGAGTCAACAACCTTCCACCATACATAAAACCTTTAGCTTTCTCAGACAGATTTTAAACCACTATAACAAGCTTGATATTATTGATGCAAAGTACAAGAACCTAAACTATCCAAGAGCCTTTAAGCAGAAGCAAATGGTGCTCTTAGAGGATGAAATAAGAACCTTGCTTGAATTCCAACCACCAAGGGAGTCTTTACAAAGAGTGAAGGATTTAGCAATGGTTCAATTGTTTACTGGACTAAGGTATTCTGATGCTGTGAAGATCAATAAAACCAATGTCTTTAATGGTCAATTGTCAATTACTGCAGTAAAGACAAATCAAAATATCCATATTCCACTTCATCCTGCTTTAAAAACTTTGCTTGAAAAATACGATTATGATTTAACCCCACTGATGATTAGTAATCAGAAATACAATGATCATTTAAAGACATTGATTCAAATGTCAGGAATTGATTCTAAGGCTGAGCATATCTATTTTGAGAATGGAAAGCAGGTAACTACACAGAGGTTTAAATATGAGTTAGTAGGTTCTCACACCTTTAGAAGAACCTTTATTACCAATGCCATCATCAAGGGGATTCCCCTGCACGTAATCCAATCAATCACAGGTCATACAACTTTGAAGCAACTGAGTGAATATGTGAATATTGCTGATGCTATTAAGGAGCAGGAGATGAATAAATTGAATGGGTTGTTTAGTGTAGGATAG
- a CDS encoding helix-turn-helix domain-containing protein yields the protein MTINEIGNSIRERRKMLDITQPDLAEMAQISINTLYKIERGEANPSVRILNKIANILGLEIFIAVKKVIDQ from the coding sequence ATGACAATTAATGAGATAGGAAATAGCATTCGGGAACGTCGCAAAATGTTGGATATAACCCAACCAGATCTAGCGGAAATGGCCCAAATCAGCATCAACACCCTCTATAAAATCGAAAGAGGTGAGGCAAATCCATCAGTAAGGATCTTGAACAAAATTGCTAACATCCTTGGGTTGGAAATTTTCATTGCTGTCAAAAAAGTAATTGATCAATGA
- a CDS encoding HipA N-terminal domain-containing protein, which yields MKRAKVLRNGELVGWLTKEGSEKYTFSYDKTWFDDPKKPALSLTLPKSQKDYQSEHLFPFFFNMLSEGVNLKLQARQYQIDESDYFGLLMLTADKETIGPITVHPINEP from the coding sequence ATGAAAAGAGCCAAGGTATTAAGAAATGGAGAATTGGTAGGCTGGCTGACCAAGGAAGGTTCTGAAAAGTATACCTTTTCATATGACAAGACATGGTTTGATGACCCTAAAAAACCTGCGCTTAGCCTTACTTTGCCTAAAAGCCAAAAAGATTATCAATCAGAACACCTATTTCCTTTCTTTTTCAATATGCTTTCAGAAGGAGTAAACTTAAAGTTGCAGGCCCGTCAATACCAGATTGATGAATCCGATTATTTTGGACTTTTAATGCTCACCGCTGACAAAGAAACCATTGGCCCCATCACTGTCCACCCCATAAATGAACCATGA